AAATGTCGATTTTGACTTTTTCTGGCTTTCCGTCAAACAAGGACCTTCACTCAAAGACCTATTGGTCGGAATCAGCAAACCTCCATTCTTTGGGTTGCTGATCGGTATCATCAGCGCTTATCTCGGATATAACCTCAAAGGCGGCTCTGAGGGCCTGGGAATGGCCGCGACCAAAACTGTCATGTACGCTTCCATCGCAGTTTTATTGATGGATTTTATTCTAACGATCATTATCATTTCATTTTTCTAAAGGCTTTGTGGTATGATTGCCTTTGATGCTGTATCATTGTGCTTGAATAATCGAAATATCCTGAAAAACATTTCGTTTCGAATCCAACGTGGCGAGACTGTGGTATTGGTGGGGAGCAGCGGAGCTGGTAAAAGTACTATTTTGCGACTCATCTTGGGATTGATGAAACCGACCAATGGAAGGATCTTTGTCCTCGGGAAAAATATTGTCTCTCTCTCTGAAAGACAAATGAATTCCATTCGTCGTAAATTTGGTCTTGTTTTTCAAAGCGGCGCCTTATTCGACTCGTTAACCTTAGAGCAGAATGTGGGATTTTTCTTGACAGAAAATTCAAATCTCTCGGCTCGAGAAATTCGTGAACGAGTGGATGAGATAATGAAATTTTTCGGCCTAGAAAATTTCATGCACTATTATCCCTCTCAGATCAGTGGCGGCATGAAAAAACGGGTGGCGATTGCGCGAGCAGTAATTACTCAGCCCGAAGCACTGCTCTATGATGAGCCCACTGCTGGACTTGATCCGCTGGCAGCTCGAAAAGTAGTCAGCTTGATTAGTCAACTTCAAAAAAGTTTCAACATGACCTCTCTTATTGTTACCCATGAAATTCACCATTTTGCTAATGTAGCAGATCGACTGCTGATGTTAAAAAACGGAACAATTACCTATGATGGCGTTTTCGACCTTGCCATTTTGGATGAGTTTGAAGAAACTGAAACGCCAAGTGAATGCATACCAAACGAGGTAGATTATGCAGATATCGGGGAGCAGTCGAACGGTTAAAATTGGGGTGCTATCGCTCTGGGCATTAGCGCTTTTTATTATCCTGTTCATCTTTTATATTGTTGGTACCAATCAGAAGCTATTTACCAACAAGTATCATCTTTACATGTTTATCCCCAATGCGCAAGGTTTGAATCCAGGCGCGTTTATCACCCTTTCTGGGCTGAAGGCTGGCGTCGTCGGTGAAATGAAATTTGCTGAGAAAGATGGCCTTCAGGGCATTGTGGTCGATCTAAAAATCGACCGACAATTTTCCGACAAGATTACGACCTCATCGATCGCAACTGTCAGCACCATGGGCATTTTGGGAGATAAATATGTGGATATTTCATTGGGAAATTTCGGTGATCCCCCGCTCCAGGAGGGCTCATTTATTCGGACCAGTCCTCCTTCGGAAATAGGCTCGATTATTGCCTCCGCCAGTGAGGCCATCGCTGAATTTAAAAGGACATTGGAAAATATTAATGCACTCACCCAGCAAGTAAGAGCTGGTTCGGGTACCCTAGGTCTATTATTGACGGATTCATCTACTCAAAATCGAGTGGCCCAGCTCTTAAGAAATCTCAATAACATCGCTGAACGGATTCAGAGCGGCCGCGGCAGTCTGGGTCAGATGGTTCAGGACAGTTCGCTATTTGCCTCGCTGAACCATACGGCGACCAACCTGGATCGAATTACTTCCAAAATCAATCAAGGCCAGGGCAGCTTAGGAAAGTTGGTGGCCGATTCTTCGCTTTATCTCAAAGTGCATGCAATTTCCACGATAACAGATTCCATACTCAATAGCTTGCAACGTGGCGAAGGCTCAGGCGGAAAATTATTAAAAGATGACGTGCTTTATCAACAATTGCTCACATTAACCCGATCGTTAACGATTCTGACCGAAGACATCAAACAAAATCCCAAAAAGTATGTGACGATCAAGGTTTTTTAATCGAAAATATATCGTGCGCCTGTGAATGGCATGAATTGTTCCGACGAGTTGATTTGCGCATTCCCAAGGATGGGTCGTGAGTTTTCCGAACAGTTGCAAACCCCATAACTTAGCGTCAATTGTTGAACAGTTTCTATTGCAAAATCCCAAACACAAACTAAAATGTCATGCCCTCCGCCAGTTGGGGGTTGGAATCTATATGTATCATTGGCTTAAACAATGGATTTGAACCTGCGTTCTGAGTTCGCAGGAATTGAAACGCTTTAATTGAACTCCATGCTCTGCAACAGAACAAATCTGGCAGGTAGATAGAAAAATATCGCACTGATACCGCTCAGAAAGGTTTCCCATCTATGAAACAGTTCTTTTTTTTGTTCACTTTTTTCTTATGGTCAATCGCTTTCGCCCAAGAACCTTCAGGCGAATGGATCTTAAATCAGATCGATAAAAATCTAACCTCAGAGAATCGCATCATTACCTCGAAAATGATCATTCATGGCCGCAGGGAGAGCCGTACCATCGAGGCCAAATCTTGGGTGCAGGGCGTCGAGAAGTCATTTACCGAGTACCTCTCCCCCGCCCGTGAGAAAGGCACCAAAATGTTGAAGCTGGAAAAAATGCTCTGGCTCTACTCCCCTGCTACCGATCGCATCATTCAGATTTCAGGTCACATGCTGCGCCAATCGGTCATGGGCTCAGACCTGTCCTACGAAGATATGATGGAAGATCCCAAATTGAGCAATAATTACGACGCAAAAGTGATTGGCTCAGAAATCGTCGATGAACGGGATTGTTGGATCGTGGAGCTGACCGCCAAAGTGAGTGACATTGCCTATCACTCTCGCAAGCTCTGGGTGGATAAAGAAAGACTCATTCCTTTGCAAGAGGAATTGTTTGCCAAAAGCGGCAAGCTACTCAAGAAAATGGAGCTGAAAGACGTGACCAACATCCAGGGGCGCTGGTATCCGAAGCGGATGGTCTTCAAAGACATGCTCAAGGTGGGTCAGGGGACCGAATTCATCGTCGATTCGATTCAGTTCGATCAGGCAATTCCAGAGTATATTTTTTCGAAGGCGGCGTTGAGAAAATGAGGGGGGCTATCGAGATAGCATTTTTTTTATGCGAGCCAGAAATAGCCTGCTAAAATTTTTGGGCTGATCCATAGAAATTTTCGGATAGAATTCTATATCTGGGCGAAAGCAGTCTTTTCGTCAATTGTGTTAGCCAAGCCTTAAACTGAGATAAGCACCAAAACCCTTTCATGAAAGGAAGAGACGCATCATTATTTTTTATCCCACAATTTTTCCAATTCTAGATTTTTTCTACCTACCGCCATTGCCTGGGCATTTAAAAATGTTTTCACTTCTTCCCATGCGACTTGCTTGATCATTCGTGGCATGGGCTCAGCATCCGCATCTTCAAAATACGTAAGAGCACGGATAGCAAATGCAGGGAAAGCGGTGTGATATGGATATTTGACGGCAGCGATCTTAAACAGATCATCGAGAGATTTCTGCCGCAGTATGAAATAAAGATCAACATAATCCTTACGAGTCCCTCTGGAAAGAATGGCCGCTAATTTCATTGCCCCAATTTCCTCTACGGCAGCAATACGGATATTTTTGATCAAGCTTGGTGGTTTCACGAGCGGATGCAAATTCAATCGGAAAAAACTGATTCCCACTGTTTTCCAATTGGCAACAAAAGTGCCGTCTTTATCATGTATTATTTTAATTGATGGTTCTCCCTTGAGAATTTCCATTATCGCCTTGCGCTGATCAATCCCCACAGCTTCAGGAGAATCACTGAAAAAATCCAGATCAACTGATAAACGATGTCCGAGTTGTAGCGCAAGACCCGTTCCACCTCCCAGGTAAAAATCCGAAATAAATGGCAAATCACTCAAAAGATGAAAAAGCTCTTTCGATTCGGCCGTTAACGCCTCCCAATGGACATGCATCGCTAATCCCCCCAAACATGCTCACGAATTTCAGCAAAAGGCGCTTGACGATATTCTCTAATGTCAAGCAGCTTGCACCAGTAATTGAAAGTCATTTTTGACAGCCTGCGGTGACCATATTGTTGAAGATATTCGACAATTCGTTTCAGGCCATAATGATGAAATAACCAGTGCAACTCCTCCCAGGTGCCCATTTCCAGTGTTCGCTCGATGATGGGCTGCGCATATAACTCGGCATCCATTTGTTCAAAATCATATTCTTGAAAGAGTCGAGCTAAGGATGAAGGGATGGGATTTGATTTTTGATCTGCGTTATGCATCGTCCGACAATTGGCTGAATTTTATTTAACAAATATGGAATGAATATAGTGAATTTAATTTCGTGAATCAATTAAAATTTTTGAAAAGGCAAATGAATCATCGATTAGGTCGATTAGGAGGCAAATTCAGCATGCGCATCATCATTCAGAAGCCTCTGCAGTTGATTGCGATCGATTTATTCAGTTGATCGTGCGAAGGCCATAAGATTTTTTCAATGAAGTTCCAATAAAAAATTCATTTTTTCTATTGACTCTTATCTTTAATTATTTTATTTTTGGGCTGTTTATTTTGGAGGGTGAATCAAAAACTGGTATGTCATTCAATGAGCGATTGAATCAGATCTGCAGGAAGAAGAATAGCCTGGTCTGCGTGGGGTTGGATGTTGATCTGAACAAGGTTCCCGCATTCATTCTTGAGAAAAAAGAGCCGCTGGTCTATTTCTGTCAGGCCATCATCGATGCCACTCTGCCTTTCGCCGCTGCCTATAAAATCAATACCGCCTTTTTTGAGGCGCATGGTGTCAGCGGGTGGGCAGCAATGAGCAAGGTGGCGACCTATTTGCCAGACGATGTCATCAAAATCGCTGATGCCAAGCGGGGGGATATCGGCAACACATCGCAAATGTACGCCCGAGCCTTTTTCCAGGCGATGAATTTCGATGCGATAACCGTTAACCCATTCCTCGGCTACGATGCGGTAGCGCCGTTTTTAGAGGATGAAGACAACGGGGCGTTCATCCTGTGCCACACATCTAACAAAGGGGCTGCGGATTTTCAAAAATTCAGCGACGGCAAAAAAGCGCTGTTTGAACTGGTGGCTGAGCAGGTGCAACTGTGGAACGTGCGCAACAATTGCGGTTTGGTAGTGGGGGCAACTTTTCCGGATGAAATGAAGCATGTGAGAGCACTAGCGCCCGAACTGCCGTTTCTGGTTCCTGGTCTTGGTGCGCAGGGCGGCGATTTTGAATTGGCGGTTCGCTATGCGATCAATGAAAACGGAATGGGAGCGATTTTCAATTTCAGTCGAGGGATCATTTACAGCTCGACAGGAGCCGATTTTGCCGAGGCTGCTGGAACAAAGACAAAGCAGATAAAAGAAGACATCATCAGAATCATAGAAAATTCTTAGGAGATCATTTTGACCAAAGAGGAAGCCTTAAATCTTTTTAAAGAAACTGGAGCGCTATTAGAGGGCCATTTTCTTTTGACTTCGGGTTTGCATAGCCCACAGTACTTCCAATGCGCCAAAGTCCTGCAATATCCCCAGCATGCCCAGAAGTTGTGTTGGGAGATTGCCTACAATTTTATGACTGAGAAAGTGGATGTGGTGATCGGGCCAGCATTGGGTGGGATCATCGTGGCGCAGGAGGTGGCTCGCTT
This DNA window, taken from candidate division KSB1 bacterium, encodes the following:
- a CDS encoding ATP-binding cassette domain-containing protein, which gives rise to MIAFDAVSLCLNNRNILKNISFRIQRGETVVLVGSSGAGKSTILRLILGLMKPTNGRIFVLGKNIVSLSERQMNSIRRKFGLVFQSGALFDSLTLEQNVGFFLTENSNLSAREIRERVDEIMKFFGLENFMHYYPSQISGGMKKRVAIARAVITQPEALLYDEPTAGLDPLAARKVVSLISQLQKSFNMTSLIVTHEIHHFANVADRLLMLKNGTITYDGVFDLAILDEFEETETPSECIPNEVDYADIGEQSNG
- a CDS encoding MlaD family protein; its protein translation is MQISGSSRTVKIGVLSLWALALFIILFIFYIVGTNQKLFTNKYHLYMFIPNAQGLNPGAFITLSGLKAGVVGEMKFAEKDGLQGIVVDLKIDRQFSDKITTSSIATVSTMGILGDKYVDISLGNFGDPPLQEGSFIRTSPPSEIGSIIASASEAIAEFKRTLENINALTQQVRAGSGTLGLLLTDSSTQNRVAQLLRNLNNIAERIQSGRGSLGQMVQDSSLFASLNHTATNLDRITSKINQGQGSLGKLVADSSLYLKVHAISTITDSILNSLQRGEGSGGKLLKDDVLYQQLLTLTRSLTILTEDIKQNPKKYVTIKVF
- a CDS encoding outer membrane lipoprotein-sorting protein, whose amino-acid sequence is MKQFFFLFTFFLWSIAFAQEPSGEWILNQIDKNLTSENRIITSKMIIHGRRESRTIEAKSWVQGVEKSFTEYLSPAREKGTKMLKLEKMLWLYSPATDRIIQISGHMLRQSVMGSDLSYEDMMEDPKLSNNYDAKVIGSEIVDERDCWIVELTAKVSDIAYHSRKLWVDKERLIPLQEELFAKSGKLLKKMELKDVTNIQGRWYPKRMVFKDMLKVGQGTEFIVDSIQFDQAIPEYIFSKAALRK
- a CDS encoding nucleotidyl transferase AbiEii/AbiGii toxin family protein; the encoded protein is MHVHWEALTAESKELFHLLSDLPFISDFYLGGGTGLALQLGHRLSVDLDFFSDSPEAVGIDQRKAIMEILKGEPSIKIIHDKDGTFVANWKTVGISFFRLNLHPLVKPPSLIKNIRIAAVEEIGAMKLAAILSRGTRKDYVDLYFILRQKSLDDLFKIAAVKYPYHTAFPAFAIRALTYFEDADAEPMPRMIKQVAWEEVKTFLNAQAMAVGRKNLELEKLWDKK
- the pyrF gene encoding orotidine-5'-phosphate decarboxylase, giving the protein MSFNERLNQICRKKNSLVCVGLDVDLNKVPAFILEKKEPLVYFCQAIIDATLPFAAAYKINTAFFEAHGVSGWAAMSKVATYLPDDVIKIADAKRGDIGNTSQMYARAFFQAMNFDAITVNPFLGYDAVAPFLEDEDNGAFILCHTSNKGAADFQKFSDGKKALFELVAEQVQLWNVRNNCGLVVGATFPDEMKHVRALAPELPFLVPGLGAQGGDFELAVRYAINENGMGAIFNFSRGIIYSSTGADFAEAAGTKTKQIKEDIIRIIENS